From the Leptolyngbya sp. O-77 genome, one window contains:
- a CDS encoding AAA family ATPase, giving the protein MVVIAGYEVLTQLHMSSRSVVYRAERELDRVPVILKATQSEYPSLEELARFRLEHEILNRLSAVDGISRVYGLEPHQSGVVLVLEDFGGESLQRLLLRRSLDVPEALSVAIALAEILGQVHAASVIHKDVNPANVVYDADTGRIGLIDFGNATVLSRENPTLQTLNRLEGTLAYLSPEQTGRMNRSLDYRTDFYSLGATLYELLTGNPPFSTSDPMELIHSHLAKQPDPPHEVNPTVPPVLSQIVLKLLAKNAEDRYQSAYGLKTDLERCLVDLRATGAIAPFPLGQDDASGRFQIPQKLYGREREVQLLLDGFERVAAGQAIAAGAAERGRVLDGEPMTPSKLPALRAAMTAAGRSEVMLVAGYSGIGKSSLVQEIYKPITRHKGYFIAGKYDQFQRNIPYSALIQAFQELMRQLLTESQTQIDRWKTLLSKALGRNGQVVIEVIPEVELIIGPQPAVPLLAPQAAQNRFNLVFQNFIQVFTQAEHPLVMFLDDLQWADVASLKLIERLLIAPDSRYLFLVGAYRSNEVSPAHPLMLTLDQIRQEGVRISQIDLAPLDADTVQQIVADTCCVAPQAIAPLANYVMQITEGNPFFLTEFLKSLYAEGLLNYDASSGNWQWDLSQIRDTGLPEDVVELMADKIQKLEPDTQRVLRLAACLGNQFDVPTLAIAADLSQSAVAADLWQSVQEGLVMPLGGGYPFASLEQNGQESSSADELQSDPAWNRDLVFRFLHDRVQQAAYSLIPEAERETIHYRIGRSLLTHSSADQQEERLFDIVNHLNTGIGLIANPVERHELARLNLKAGTKAKESNAYDTALRYLRVGADLLDQHSWQNQYELTLALYEEAAEAAYLKGDFDLVNQLADMILHHARANLDTVKAYQTQISAYSAQNNMDAALDVFVTAINRLGLKIPRHPSRLQVGLELMRTRFWVIGNRSSRDLEALPPMTDPVKEGIMRLVSSPIMAAANAAPYLIAVTALRVINLMVKYGSSPQTAAQGVAYGVMLRAGLGDIDRAYDFGQLSLRVVERLNARQFKTIVIVGFETCLRHWKEPLRRSPPELLAAYAEGLELGNQEAASLAASVYCFHQLLLGEPLYEVAEAFQQYETQLLSFGQEQVVYSMLPWHQLVLHLRGQGIEGDSGTDHYANRLVGSIYNEDEMMPQFIDRQLGVPLFYGSIAKVIWAYHIGDYATAIKTGKQAVAYQESSPMTSLYALFYFYWPLAYLAHYNSVSPKVQRQYLRQINKFLRMTKRWATYCPANYLHRHLLLEAERLRVLGRTAEAIDAYDQAIQAAKDNNFINDLALAQELAGKFYLALGKERLAQSYLIDARYTYLRWGATYKVDALNTLYPQLLDRRMEASSRTELMNQTIVLGSSSSTGGTQGLNLDLDTVIKAAQAISGEIVLANLLEKLLKLAIENAGAQKGCLLLLQGDELRIEAEGQLEEEELVRVQSRSPDEQTLPLSLIYYVQRTREDVVLRDAVEEGLFTTDPYIVQHQLRSVLCSPILNQGNLIGLLYLENNLATDTFTPERVTVLNILSAQAAIALENAQFYRTLEQKVEERTAQLARANDEITLLNQQLQSENLRMGAELAITRQIQQMMLPKDHELDQIEGLEIAGFMEPADEVGGDYYDVLHDNGAVKIGIGDITGHGLESGMLMLMVQTAVRTLLSTQETDSVRFLSTLNRVIYDNVQRMNCDRSLTLALLDYEAGQLRLSGQHEEVLVVRANGEIESINTMTLGFPVGLVEDISDFITHTHIHLQPGDGVVLYTDGITEAANEIHELYGIERLCQVISQHWQRSAIEIRQAVIDDVRRHIGQQKVFDDITLLIVKQR; this is encoded by the coding sequence ATGGTCGTAATTGCAGGTTATGAAGTGCTGACCCAACTCCACATGAGCAGTCGCTCGGTGGTCTATCGGGCTGAGCGCGAGTTGGATCGAGTGCCTGTGATTCTTAAAGCAACTCAGTCGGAATATCCCAGCCTGGAGGAGCTGGCGCGGTTTCGGCTGGAGCATGAGATTTTGAATCGGCTGTCGGCGGTGGACGGGATCAGCCGCGTCTATGGACTGGAGCCACACCAGAGCGGCGTGGTGCTGGTGCTGGAGGACTTTGGCGGCGAGTCGCTGCAACGGCTGCTGCTGAGGCGATCGCTCGATGTGCCAGAGGCGCTGTCGGTGGCGATCGCCCTGGCGGAGATTCTGGGCCAGGTTCATGCCGCCAGCGTGATTCACAAAGACGTGAACCCTGCCAACGTGGTGTATGACGCAGATACGGGCCGCATTGGGCTGATCGACTTTGGCAATGCCACCGTGCTGTCGCGCGAAAACCCCACCCTGCAAACGCTGAATCGACTGGAGGGCACGCTAGCCTACCTGTCGCCAGAGCAGACCGGGCGGATGAATCGCTCGCTAGACTATCGTACTGATTTTTACTCGCTGGGGGCGACCCTGTATGAACTGCTGACGGGCAATCCGCCCTTTAGCACGTCTGACCCAATGGAGCTAATCCATAGCCACCTGGCCAAGCAGCCCGACCCGCCCCACGAGGTCAACCCAACCGTGCCGCCTGTGCTGTCGCAGATCGTGCTAAAGCTGCTGGCCAAAAATGCTGAAGACCGCTACCAGAGCGCCTATGGCCTCAAAACCGATCTGGAGCGCTGTCTGGTAGACCTGCGGGCCACTGGGGCGATCGCCCCCTTTCCGCTGGGGCAAGACGACGCTTCCGGTCGCTTCCAGATTCCCCAAAAGCTCTACGGGCGAGAGCGAGAGGTGCAGCTTTTGCTCGACGGGTTTGAGCGGGTGGCAGCGGGGCAGGCGATCGCCGCCGGAGCCGCAGAGCGGGGGCGCGTCCTCGACGGAGAGCCGATGACTCCGTCCAAACTGCCAGCGCTACGGGCCGCGATGACGGCCGCCGGACGCAGCGAGGTGATGCTGGTGGCGGGCTATTCCGGCATCGGCAAGTCGTCGCTGGTGCAGGAAATCTACAAACCCATTACGCGCCACAAGGGCTATTTCATCGCGGGCAAATATGACCAGTTTCAGCGAAATATTCCCTACTCCGCGCTGATTCAGGCCTTTCAAGAGCTAATGCGGCAACTGCTGACCGAGAGCCAGACGCAGATCGACCGCTGGAAAACGCTGCTGTCGAAGGCGCTGGGGCGCAACGGACAGGTGGTGATCGAGGTGATTCCCGAAGTGGAGCTGATCATCGGCCCACAGCCAGCGGTGCCGCTGCTGGCTCCCCAGGCGGCCCAAAACCGCTTTAACCTGGTGTTTCAAAATTTCATTCAGGTGTTCACCCAGGCAGAACACCCGCTGGTGATGTTTCTGGATGATTTGCAATGGGCAGATGTGGCCTCGCTGAAGCTGATCGAGCGCCTGCTGATTGCGCCGGATAGCCGCTATCTTTTCCTGGTGGGGGCCTATCGCAGCAACGAAGTCAGCCCGGCCCACCCGCTGATGCTGACGCTGGATCAGATTCGGCAGGAGGGCGTGCGGATTAGCCAGATCGACTTGGCTCCGCTGGATGCAGACACCGTGCAGCAGATTGTGGCCGATACGTGCTGTGTCGCGCCCCAGGCGATCGCCCCCCTGGCCAACTATGTGATGCAAATTACCGAAGGCAACCCGTTTTTTCTGACGGAATTTCTCAAGTCGCTGTATGCCGAAGGGCTACTCAACTACGATGCGTCGTCGGGAAACTGGCAGTGGGATCTGAGCCAGATTCGCGATACGGGGCTACCCGAAGATGTCGTTGAGCTGATGGCCGACAAGATCCAAAAGCTAGAGCCAGACACCCAGCGCGTATTGCGGCTGGCGGCCTGCCTGGGCAACCAGTTCGACGTGCCTACACTGGCGATCGCCGCCGACTTGTCCCAGAGCGCAGTGGCGGCCGACCTCTGGCAGAGTGTGCAGGAAGGGCTGGTGATGCCGCTGGGCGGTGGCTATCCGTTTGCCAGCCTGGAGCAGAATGGGCAGGAGTCGTCCAGCGCAGACGAGTTGCAGAGCGATCCGGCGTGGAATCGCGACCTGGTGTTTCGATTTCTACACGACCGGGTGCAGCAGGCGGCCTACTCGCTAATTCCCGAAGCCGAACGCGAAACGATCCACTATCGCATTGGGCGATCGCTCCTCACCCACAGTTCCGCAGACCAGCAGGAGGAGCGCCTGTTTGACATCGTGAATCACCTGAACACAGGCATCGGGCTGATTGCCAACCCCGTCGAGCGGCACGAGTTGGCTCGGCTAAACCTGAAAGCAGGCACCAAAGCCAAAGAATCCAACGCCTACGACACGGCGCTGCGCTATCTGCGGGTCGGAGCCGACCTGCTCGACCAGCACAGTTGGCAAAATCAATACGAACTCACTCTGGCGCTGTACGAAGAGGCTGCCGAAGCCGCTTACCTGAAAGGCGATTTTGATCTGGTCAACCAGCTTGCCGACATGATCCTGCATCACGCCCGCGCCAACCTAGACACCGTGAAGGCTTACCAAACGCAAATCTCCGCCTATTCCGCCCAAAACAACATGGACGCGGCGCTCGATGTCTTCGTGACGGCGATCAATCGCCTGGGGCTGAAAATTCCGCGCCATCCCAGCCGCCTCCAGGTCGGGCTGGAGCTAATGCGGACGCGCTTTTGGGTGATTGGCAATCGCTCCTCTCGCGATCTGGAAGCGCTGCCGCCGATGACCGATCCGGTCAAAGAAGGCATCATGCGGCTCGTTAGCTCACCCATCATGGCGGCTGCCAATGCTGCCCCTTATCTGATTGCAGTCACGGCGCTGCGCGTGATCAACCTGATGGTGAAATATGGCAGCTCGCCTCAAACGGCGGCACAGGGCGTGGCCTATGGCGTGATGCTGCGGGCAGGGCTGGGCGATATTGACCGGGCCTATGACTTTGGCCAGCTCAGTCTGCGCGTCGTAGAACGGCTCAACGCCCGCCAGTTCAAAACGATCGTCATTGTCGGCTTTGAAACCTGCCTGCGCCACTGGAAAGAACCGCTGCGGCGATCGCCCCCTGAACTCCTCGCCGCCTATGCCGAAGGGCTGGAACTGGGCAACCAGGAGGCGGCTTCGCTGGCTGCCTCGGTCTACTGCTTTCACCAACTGCTGCTGGGCGAACCGCTGTATGAGGTGGCCGAAGCCTTTCAGCAATATGAAACCCAGCTTCTCAGCTTTGGACAGGAGCAGGTGGTCTATTCCATGCTGCCGTGGCATCAGCTCGTGCTGCACCTGCGCGGCCAGGGTATCGAGGGCGATTCTGGAACAGATCACTACGCGAATCGCCTGGTTGGCAGCATCTACAACGAAGACGAAATGATGCCCCAGTTTATAGACAGGCAACTGGGAGTGCCACTATTCTACGGCTCTATTGCCAAGGTGATCTGGGCGTATCACATCGGCGACTATGCCACGGCGATCAAAACCGGAAAACAGGCTGTGGCATATCAAGAATCGTCGCCCATGACCTCCCTCTATGCCCTCTTCTATTTTTATTGGCCGCTGGCCTACCTGGCGCATTACAACAGCGTTTCGCCCAAGGTGCAGCGGCAATATCTGCGCCAGATTAACAAATTTCTGCGAATGACCAAACGCTGGGCGACCTACTGCCCTGCCAACTACCTGCATCGCCATCTGCTGCTAGAAGCCGAGCGGCTGCGGGTGCTGGGGCGCACGGCCGAAGCCATCGATGCCTACGATCAGGCAATTCAGGCTGCTAAAGACAATAACTTTATCAACGACCTGGCGCTAGCCCAGGAGCTAGCGGGCAAGTTTTATCTGGCGCTAGGTAAAGAACGACTGGCCCAATCTTATCTAATCGATGCCCGCTATACTTACCTGCGCTGGGGCGCAACTTACAAAGTAGACGCGCTCAACACGCTCTATCCGCAACTGCTGGACCGACGGATGGAAGCCTCGTCCAGAACTGAGCTAATGAACCAAACAATAGTGCTGGGGTCGAGCAGTTCTACAGGCGGAACTCAGGGGCTAAACCTGGATTTGGATACGGTGATCAAGGCGGCGCAGGCGATTTCTGGGGAAATTGTGCTGGCGAACCTGCTGGAGAAGTTGCTAAAGCTGGCCATCGAAAATGCAGGCGCACAGAAGGGCTGTCTGCTGCTGCTTCAGGGCGATGAACTGCGAATTGAGGCAGAAGGACAGTTGGAGGAGGAGGAATTGGTGCGGGTGCAGTCGCGATCGCCCGACGAGCAAACCCTGCCGCTGTCGCTGATCTATTATGTGCAGCGCACCCGCGAAGACGTGGTGCTGCGGGATGCGGTGGAGGAGGGTCTGTTCACCACCGATCCATATATCGTGCAGCACCAGTTGCGTTCTGTCTTGTGTTCGCCCATTTTGAACCAGGGCAATCTGATTGGGCTGCTGTATCTGGAAAACAACCTGGCCACCGATACCTTCACACCAGAGCGGGTGACGGTGCTAAATATTCTCTCGGCGCAAGCGGCGATCGCCCTGGAAAATGCCCAGTTCTACCGCACGCTAGAGCAAAAAGTTGAAGAGCGTACCGCCCAGCTTGCCCGCGCCAACGACGAAATTACGCTGCTGAACCAGCAGTTGCAGTCAGAAAACCTGCGAATGGGCGCAGAACTGGCCATTACCCGCCAAATTCAGCAAATGATGCTGCCCAAAGATCACGAGCTAGATCAAATCGAAGGATTGGAAATTGCTGGGTTTATGGAACCCGCTGATGAAGTTGGCGGCGACTATTATGACGTGCTGCACGACAACGGCGCGGTCAAGATTGGGATTGGCGATATCACGGGTCACGGATTGGAAAGCGGTATGCTGATGCTCATGGTGCAGACGGCAGTGCGAACGCTGCTCTCCACGCAGGAAACCGACTCAGTGCGCTTTCTCAGCACGCTCAATCGCGTGATCTACGACAACGTGCAGCGCATGAACTGCGATCGCAGCCTAACCCTGGCCCTATTGGACTACGAAGCCGGACAACTGCGCCTCAGCGGACAGCATGAAGAAGTGTTGGTCGTGCGGGCGAATGGCGAAATCGAGTCGATTAACACCATGACGCTGGGCTTTCCGGTGGGTCTAGTGGAAGATATTTCCGACTTCATCACCCACACCCACATTCACCTGCAACCGGGCGATGGCGTGGTGCTGTATACCGACGGCATCACCGAAGCCGCCAACGAAATCCATGAGCTATATGGCATTGAGCGGCTGTGTCAGGTGATTAGCCAGCACTGGCAGCGCTCAGCCATTGAGATTCGGCAGGCGGTGATTGACGATGTGCGTCGTCACATCGGACAGCAAAAAGTGTTTGATGACATCACGCTTTTAATTGTGAAACAGCGCTAG